The following coding sequences lie in one Leucobacter allii genomic window:
- a CDS encoding L-rhamnose mutarotase, producing MRVCFQMQVKPDRLEAYTAHHAAVWPEMLEAIEAAGRRNYSLFLRPDGLLIGYYETDDDEAAQRALAADPRTAAWEARMADYFVSSSGRPDQEAPRIPEVFHLEDQLARHRAGSSRRGDPETAAAEPR from the coding sequence GTGCGCGTCTGCTTCCAGATGCAGGTGAAGCCCGATCGCCTCGAGGCCTACACCGCCCACCACGCCGCCGTCTGGCCCGAGATGCTCGAGGCCATCGAGGCCGCCGGCCGCCGCAACTACTCCCTCTTCCTCCGCCCCGACGGCCTGCTCATCGGCTACTACGAGACCGATGACGACGAGGCCGCCCAGCGGGCGCTGGCCGCCGACCCGCGCACCGCCGCGTGGGAGGCCCGCATGGCCGACTACTTCGTCTCCTCCTCCGGGCGTCCGGATCAGGAGGCCCCCAGAATTCCCGAGGTGTTCCACCTCGAAGACCAGCTCGCCCGCCATCGCGCGGGCTCCTCCCGCCGCGGGGATCCCGAGACCGCGGCTGCAGAACCCCGATAG
- the rhaS gene encoding rhamnose ABC transporter substrate-binding protein — MWFQKNTKKAGAIIALAASAALVLSGCSSSGDSGSGDAGSGDSGSGASVTFLPKNLGNPYFDTSSKGGEAAVEEFGGTFNEVGPAEATPDAQVSFINTATQQGVDALAVSANDPQAICDALNEARDNDVKVVTFDSDTNTDCRDLFINQADAAGIAQVQVDMITEQIGDKGQIAILSAAANATNQNAWIDLMKEELEANHPDVELVEVVYGDDDDQTSFDKTAALLQTYPELKGIVSPTTVGIAAAARYLSTSDAKGEVAVTGLGTPNQMREYVEDGTVTEFALWNPEELGYLTAYAANALVAGDITGAEGDTFEAGDLGEYEVGADGVVLLGDPFRFNAENIDDFDF, encoded by the coding sequence ATGTGGTTCCAGAAGAACACGAAGAAGGCCGGCGCGATCATCGCCCTCGCTGCCAGCGCCGCCCTGGTGCTGTCGGGCTGCTCCAGCAGCGGCGATTCGGGATCGGGCGACGCCGGTTCCGGTGACTCGGGCTCCGGCGCGAGCGTCACCTTCCTGCCGAAGAACCTCGGCAACCCCTACTTCGACACCTCGAGCAAGGGCGGCGAGGCGGCCGTCGAGGAGTTCGGCGGCACCTTCAACGAGGTCGGCCCGGCCGAGGCCACGCCCGACGCGCAGGTCAGCTTCATCAACACGGCCACGCAGCAGGGCGTGGATGCGCTCGCCGTCTCGGCGAACGATCCGCAGGCCATCTGCGACGCGCTCAACGAGGCGCGCGACAACGACGTGAAGGTCGTCACCTTCGACTCCGACACGAACACCGACTGCCGCGACCTCTTCATCAACCAGGCCGACGCCGCCGGCATCGCCCAGGTGCAGGTCGACATGATCACCGAGCAGATTGGCGACAAGGGCCAGATCGCGATCCTCTCGGCCGCGGCCAACGCGACCAACCAGAACGCCTGGATCGACCTCATGAAGGAGGAGCTCGAGGCGAACCACCCGGACGTGGAGCTCGTCGAGGTCGTCTACGGCGACGACGACGACCAGACCTCGTTCGACAAGACCGCGGCCCTGCTGCAGACCTACCCGGAGCTCAAGGGCATCGTCTCGCCGACCACCGTCGGCATCGCCGCGGCGGCGCGCTACCTCTCCACCTCCGACGCGAAGGGCGAGGTCGCGGTCACGGGCCTCGGCACCCCGAACCAGATGCGCGAGTACGTCGAGGACGGCACCGTCACCGAGTTCGCGCTGTGGAACCCCGAGGAGCTCGGCTACCTCACCGCCTACGCCGCGAACGCGCTCGTCGCGGGCGACATCACCGGCGCCGAGGGCGACACCTTCGAGGCCGGCGATCTCGGCGAGTACGAGGTCGGCGCCGACGGCGTTGTCCTGCTCGGCGACCCGTTCCGCTTCAACGCCGAGAACATCGACGACTTCGACTTCTGA
- a CDS encoding ABC transporter permease: MSATTTSTRTTGLRPIAEYDRPLWQRLLLTRETAIIALFVIVVVAAAVIVPNFGSKITMTYLLLDMFPVLIIALPMTAIIVTGEIDLSVASVVGLSSVLTGVLTQAGVPFGLTIVLAIIAGVLCGAVNGFLVTVVGLPSLAVTIGTLALYRGLAVGLLGTTAVTDFPAFWTDLAKEKIGSTGIPVVVILFIVLLAAFAILLHFTRFGRGVFAIGLSPEAARFSGVDVGRTKLILFVLSGAVAALGGIYYTLRYGSARGDNATGMEMQVIAAVLLGGVSIFGGRGALHGVVAGVLLIGVLGSALRLANVTSDVINIITGVLLIAAVVSSSVLAAIRSRRKSTRKPRLVGTGPGNA; encoded by the coding sequence GAGCGCCACGACGACCAGCACCCGCACGACGGGGCTGCGCCCCATCGCGGAGTACGACCGCCCGCTGTGGCAGCGCCTGCTCCTCACCCGGGAGACCGCCATCATCGCGCTCTTCGTGATCGTCGTCGTCGCGGCGGCGGTGATCGTGCCGAACTTCGGCAGCAAGATCACGATGACCTACCTGCTCCTCGACATGTTCCCGGTGCTCATCATCGCCCTCCCCATGACGGCGATCATCGTCACGGGCGAGATCGATCTCTCCGTCGCGAGCGTCGTCGGGCTCTCGAGCGTCCTCACCGGCGTCCTCACCCAGGCGGGCGTGCCCTTCGGGCTCACGATCGTCCTCGCGATCATCGCCGGCGTCCTCTGCGGCGCCGTGAACGGCTTCCTCGTGACGGTGGTCGGCCTGCCGTCGCTCGCCGTGACGATCGGCACCCTGGCCCTCTACCGCGGACTCGCGGTGGGACTGCTCGGCACCACGGCGGTCACCGACTTCCCCGCCTTCTGGACGGACCTCGCCAAGGAGAAGATCGGCTCGACCGGCATCCCGGTCGTCGTGATCCTCTTCATCGTGCTGCTCGCGGCCTTCGCGATCCTGCTGCACTTCACCCGCTTCGGCCGCGGCGTCTTCGCCATCGGCCTCTCCCCCGAGGCCGCGCGCTTCTCGGGCGTGGACGTGGGGCGCACGAAGCTCATCCTCTTCGTCCTCAGCGGCGCCGTCGCGGCGCTCGGCGGCATCTACTACACGCTGCGCTACGGCTCCGCCCGCGGCGACAACGCGACCGGCATGGAGATGCAGGTCATCGCCGCGGTCCTCCTCGGCGGCGTGTCGATCTTCGGCGGCCGCGGCGCCCTCCACGGCGTCGTCGCCGGCGTGCTCCTCATCGGCGTCCTCGGCAGCGCGCTGCGACTCGCGAACGTCACGAGCGACGTGATCAACATCATCACCGGCGTGCTCCTCATCGCCGCGGTCGTCTCCTCGAGCGTGCTCGCCGCGATCCGAAGCCGTCGGAAGTCGACGCGGAAACCCAGACTCGTCGGGACCGGACCGGGCAACGCCTGA
- the rhaI gene encoding L-rhamnose isomerase has product MSTPLSPDSLAVLARQAIEVPSWAYGNSGTRFKVFGTPGTPRDPFEKVADAAQVHRYTGLAPAVAIHIPWDKVEDYDALTGYAHDQGVAIGTVNSNTFQDDDYKFGALTHEDAAIRRKAIDHHFECIDIMGRTGSRDLKIWLAEGSNYPGQADLRGRQDRLQESLQEIYARLSGDQRLVLEYKFFEPAFYHTDVPDWGTSYAQVSALGERAMVCLDTGHHAPGTNIEFIVMQLLRLGKLGSFDFNSRFYADDDLIVGAADPFQLFRILFEVLRGGGLDEDSPVAFMLDQCHNVEDKIPGQIRSVLNVQEMTARALLVDREALATAQRAGDVLGANAIFMDAYQTDVRPALAEWRASRGLPEDPMAAYAASGYFEKISAERVGGTQASWGA; this is encoded by the coding sequence ATGAGCACCCCCTTGTCCCCCGACTCCCTCGCCGTCCTCGCGCGGCAGGCCATCGAGGTCCCCTCCTGGGCCTACGGCAACTCCGGGACCCGCTTCAAGGTGTTCGGCACGCCGGGCACGCCGCGCGATCCCTTCGAGAAGGTCGCCGACGCCGCCCAGGTGCACCGCTACACCGGCCTCGCCCCCGCCGTGGCCATCCACATCCCGTGGGACAAGGTCGAGGACTACGACGCGCTCACGGGCTACGCGCACGATCAGGGCGTCGCGATCGGCACGGTGAACTCGAACACGTTCCAGGACGACGACTACAAGTTCGGCGCGCTCACCCACGAGGACGCGGCGATCCGGCGCAAGGCGATCGATCACCACTTCGAGTGCATCGACATCATGGGGCGGACCGGCTCGCGCGATCTGAAGATCTGGCTCGCCGAGGGGTCGAACTACCCCGGGCAGGCCGATCTGCGCGGGCGTCAGGATCGCCTCCAGGAGTCCCTGCAGGAGATCTACGCCAGGCTCTCGGGCGATCAGCGCCTGGTGCTCGAGTACAAGTTCTTCGAGCCGGCGTTCTACCACACCGATGTGCCGGACTGGGGCACCTCCTACGCGCAGGTGTCCGCGCTCGGCGAGCGCGCCATGGTGTGCCTCGACACCGGGCACCACGCCCCCGGGACGAACATCGAGTTCATCGTCATGCAGCTGCTGCGCCTCGGCAAGCTCGGCTCCTTCGACTTCAACTCCCGCTTCTACGCCGACGACGACCTCATCGTCGGCGCGGCGGATCCCTTCCAGCTCTTCCGCATCCTCTTCGAGGTGCTCCGCGGCGGCGGGCTCGACGAGGACAGCCCGGTCGCCTTCATGCTCGACCAGTGCCACAACGTCGAGGACAAGATCCCCGGCCAGATCCGCTCGGTGCTCAACGTGCAGGAGATGACGGCGCGCGCGCTGCTCGTGGACCGCGAAGCGCTCGCGACGGCGCAGCGCGCGGGCGACGTGCTCGGCGCGAACGCGATCTTCATGGACGCCTACCAGACTGACGTGCGCCCCGCGCTCGCGGAGTGGCGCGCCTCCCGCGGGCTCCCCGAGGATCCGATGGCGGCCTATGCGGCCTCGGGCTACTTCGAGAAGATCTCCGCGGAGCGGGTCGGCGGCACGCAGGCCAGCTGGGGCGCGTAG